One window from the genome of Augochlora pura isolate Apur16 unplaced genomic scaffold, APUR_v2.2.1 APUR_unplaced_2946, whole genome shotgun sequence encodes:
- the LOC144477694 gene encoding uncharacterized protein LOC144477694, translating to MVEDYIFIFDISDRRRMNLVCQCLLLFICVSYVSTGSNRPGIDVLSEESESPTAPQAYRHPRAYRRGHDEGDYDHDHHEEEEHKEMKAIGDAKVDYWAGYYDFLINEGSYKFWAVFQ from the exons ATGGTGGAG gattacatctttatttttgatatttcagaTAGAAGACGAATGAATTTAGTCTGCCAGTGTCTTCTGTTGTTCATCTGCGTCTCTTATGTCTCCACCGGTAGCAATCGTCCCGGGATCGACGTACTGTCGGAGGAAAGCGAGTCTCCCACGGCTCCGCAAGCATACAG ACATCCGAGGGCGTATCGACGTGGCCACGACGAAGGCGATTATGATCACGATCACCACGAGGAGGAGGAACACAAAGAGATGAAGGCGATAGGTGACGCGAAGGTCGACTACTGGGCCGGATATTACGACTTCCTTATCAACGAGGGTAGTTACAAGTTCTGGGCCGTTTTCCAG